A single region of the Actinoplanes sp. SE50/110 genome encodes:
- a CDS encoding SDR family NAD(P)-dependent oxidoreductase has protein sequence MDPSSPARLAVVSGGGTGIGRAVARRLAAQGDRVVIIGRRAEVLHRTAAAINAEVRRPAATEDSGTLRLPAAAENGGAVRRPAAAGDSGAVLPISADLTDPDQVERVAGEIGRLGPVDVLVNNAGAIITPPAGDGLGALAAAWRHDLDVNLITAVLLTSALLERLARPGGRLIMISSAAAQRGGSGPHSAGSYAAAKAALHGWALGLARQLGPDGITVNVLAPGYIEDTGIFHGRDTPDFVTAKIADTLVGRPGTPADVAAAIGYLASAEAGYLTGQIIGLNGGAVLGR, from the coding sequence GTGGATCCATCGAGTCCCGCCCGGCTGGCGGTCGTCTCCGGCGGCGGCACCGGCATCGGCCGGGCCGTCGCCCGACGCCTCGCCGCGCAGGGCGACCGGGTGGTGATCATCGGGCGGCGCGCCGAGGTGCTGCACCGGACCGCCGCCGCCATCAACGCCGAGGTGCGGCGCCCGGCCGCCACCGAAGACAGCGGAACGCTGCGGCTTCCGGCCGCCGCAGAGAACGGCGGCGCGGTACGGCGCCCGGCCGCCGCGGGAGACAGCGGCGCCGTGCTGCCGATCAGCGCCGACCTGACCGATCCCGATCAGGTCGAGCGCGTCGCGGGCGAGATCGGCCGGCTGGGCCCGGTCGACGTCCTGGTCAACAACGCCGGCGCGATCATCACCCCGCCGGCCGGCGACGGCCTCGGCGCGCTGGCCGCCGCCTGGCGCCACGACCTGGACGTCAACCTGATCACCGCGGTTCTGCTCACCTCCGCGCTGCTGGAGCGGCTGGCCCGGCCCGGCGGCCGGCTCATCATGATCAGCTCGGCCGCCGCCCAGCGCGGCGGTTCCGGCCCGCACTCCGCCGGGTCGTACGCCGCCGCCAAGGCCGCCCTGCACGGGTGGGCGCTCGGCCTGGCCCGGCAGCTCGGTCCGGACGGCATCACGGTCAACGTGCTGGCACCCGGCTACATCGAGGACACCGGCATCTTCCACGGCCGGGACACCCCCGACTTCGTCACCGCCAAGATCGCCGACACCCTGGTCGGCCGCCCGGGCACCCCGGCCGACGTCGCCGCGGCGATCGGCTATCTGGCCTCCGCCGAGGCCGGCTACCTGACCGGCCAGATCATCGGCCTCAACGGCGGCGCTGTCCTGGGTCGCTGA
- a CDS encoding NAD(P)-dependent oxidoreductase, translating to MTSIVVFGAGGRAGRAVTAEARRRGVAVTAVVRDPARHPDLPAVTGDVTDAAGVAAIVRGHDSAVNAVSPASGPEELATLDLDPDFFATAAGALLDSGVPRVVAIGLVSNLDGADPLPEQFRAFADAHAAGLRRLREADRGWVMLTPPALLSAELPRLGGYRLGGETISEGRLSYADLAIAVLDEIERPTVDGARVTVVSAG from the coding sequence ATGACCAGCATCGTAGTCTTCGGAGCGGGTGGCCGCGCCGGCCGCGCCGTCACCGCCGAGGCCCGGCGCCGCGGGGTGGCCGTGACCGCCGTCGTCCGTGACCCCGCCCGCCATCCCGACCTTCCCGCCGTGACCGGTGACGTCACGGACGCCGCGGGCGTCGCCGCGATCGTCCGTGGGCACGACTCCGCGGTGAACGCGGTGAGCCCCGCGTCCGGCCCGGAGGAGTTGGCGACACTCGACCTGGATCCGGACTTCTTCGCCACGGCCGCCGGCGCGCTCCTCGATTCCGGCGTCCCCCGGGTCGTCGCGATCGGACTGGTCAGCAACCTGGACGGTGCCGATCCGCTGCCCGAGCAGTTCCGGGCGTTCGCCGACGCGCACGCCGCCGGCCTGCGGCGGCTGCGCGAGGCGGACCGCGGCTGGGTCATGCTGACCCCGCCGGCGCTGCTGTCGGCGGAACTGCCCCGCCTGGGCGGTTACCGGCTGGGCGGTGAGACGATCAGCGAAGGCCGACTGTCGTACGCCGATCTCGCCATCGCCGTGCTCGACGAGATCGAGCGTCCCACCGTGGACGGCGCCCGGGTCACGGTGGTCAGCGCGGGCTGA
- a CDS encoding zinc-binding dehydrogenase translates to MLAGRLNVSTGTFAVEEVDEPHAGPGQVRIAVRAAGVCLSDVHLIQGMLKPLHLRGDSVTLGHETAGVIDEVGAGVTGLTVGERVLLQAGEYAPDGSVLTRGVDYDGGWAQYAVATAGTVVPIPDTLSYEQACFIPDAVSTPWAAITATAAVQPARSVGVWGVGGLGAHAVQLLRAIGAAPIVAVDPLEAARERAVQFGADLALDPNDPAFAAAMGTATGGAGLAYAFDFAGVAPVRVQAARSLTKGGKLTLVGLTDQPLTIPDGTRFSYLSQEIRGHYGSGPEHVLELLSLVALGRLEFSRSVSGTVPLADAAEAVRRLDQKEDNPIRLILVP, encoded by the coding sequence ATGCTCGCTGGCCGTCTGAACGTGTCGACCGGGACGTTCGCCGTGGAGGAGGTGGACGAGCCGCACGCCGGACCCGGGCAGGTGCGGATCGCGGTGCGGGCCGCCGGGGTGTGCCTGTCCGACGTGCACCTCATCCAGGGCATGCTCAAGCCGCTGCACCTGCGCGGGGACAGCGTCACGCTGGGGCACGAGACGGCCGGGGTGATCGACGAGGTGGGCGCGGGCGTCACCGGGCTGACCGTGGGGGAGCGGGTGCTGCTGCAGGCCGGCGAGTACGCCCCGGACGGCAGCGTGCTCACCCGCGGCGTCGACTACGACGGCGGCTGGGCGCAGTACGCGGTCGCCACGGCCGGCACCGTCGTGCCGATTCCGGACACCCTGTCGTACGAGCAGGCCTGCTTCATCCCCGACGCGGTGTCGACACCGTGGGCGGCGATCACCGCCACCGCCGCGGTCCAGCCGGCCCGATCGGTCGGCGTGTGGGGGGTCGGCGGGCTCGGCGCGCACGCGGTGCAGCTGCTGCGGGCGATCGGGGCGGCGCCGATCGTCGCGGTCGACCCGCTCGAAGCGGCCCGGGAGCGGGCCGTGCAGTTCGGCGCCGACCTGGCCCTGGACCCGAACGATCCGGCGTTCGCGGCCGCGATGGGCACCGCGACCGGCGGGGCGGGCCTGGCGTACGCATTCGACTTCGCCGGCGTCGCCCCGGTACGCGTGCAGGCCGCCCGGTCCCTCACCAAGGGCGGCAAACTGACCCTGGTCGGGCTGACCGACCAGCCGCTGACCATTCCGGACGGCACCCGGTTCAGCTACCTCTCGCAGGAGATCCGGGGGCACTACGGGTCCGGGCCGGAACACGTGCTGGAGTTGTTGTCGCTGGTCGCGCTCGGCCGGCTGGAATTCTCCCGGTCGGTGAGCGGTACCGTGCCGCTGGCCGACGCGGCCGAGGCCGTCCGGCGCCTCGACCAGAAGGAGGACAATCCGATCCGGTTGATCCTCGTGCCCTGA
- a CDS encoding GNAT family N-acetyltransferase: MRPPHEGDVDAIAAAASDQETQRWLPLPFPYERGHAVTFVAETVPAARASGAGLVRAVECDGVLAGVIDLKKTDWRHRATEIGYWATPAARGQGVITEATAALSRWVLTGAAFERVVLRIAPANAASVRVAEKAGFTFEGVARNAGMVHGARVDLAIYSLIPADLTA, from the coding sequence TTGCGCCCGCCGCACGAGGGTGATGTCGACGCGATCGCGGCCGCCGCCTCGGATCAGGAAACGCAGCGCTGGCTGCCGCTTCCGTTTCCGTACGAACGCGGCCACGCGGTCACCTTCGTGGCCGAGACCGTGCCGGCGGCGCGGGCGAGCGGCGCGGGCCTGGTGCGCGCGGTCGAATGCGACGGCGTCCTGGCCGGCGTCATCGATCTGAAGAAGACCGACTGGCGGCACCGGGCGACGGAGATCGGCTACTGGGCGACACCCGCGGCCCGCGGCCAGGGTGTCATCACCGAGGCGACGGCCGCGCTGTCCCGCTGGGTGTTGACCGGGGCCGCCTTCGAGCGGGTGGTCCTGCGGATCGCGCCCGCCAACGCGGCCTCCGTCCGGGTCGCCGAGAAGGCCGGTTTCACCTTCGAGGGCGTCGCCCGCAACGCCGGCATGGTCCACGGGGCCAGGGTGGACCTGGCGATCTATTCGCTGATCCCGGCCGACCTCACCGCCTGA
- a CDS encoding LLM class flavin-dependent oxidoreductase — MSNTDPPMRRGLGITPMETRRDVIVRAATLADELGFELFSVAEGWGLDAVAVLAELATVTRRITLVAGVLSVWNRTPATLAMAAATLHQLSGGRFVLGLGASSPQLVEGWHDLPYTHPAARLREVTTRVRDLLRGERAVTCGARPLRLGQPPVPDLPIWLAATGERTLRATAELADGWFPLYLRRDRIRELRPAITASRPVTVTAGPFAVVDPDVDAARAAAAACTALYLGAMGDIYPRLVAGQGLAAEVAAVRATRVVPAQAQPLLDEFTSYGTAETVAADLARWDEISDVTVVVLPPGLPWPRMEATIRAAMPVRPASPAGRGVDARRSG, encoded by the coding sequence ATGTCGAACACCGATCCACCGATGCGGCGCGGTCTCGGGATCACCCCGATGGAGACGCGCCGGGACGTCATCGTGCGGGCCGCGACGCTCGCCGACGAGTTGGGCTTCGAGCTGTTCTCGGTGGCCGAGGGCTGGGGTCTCGACGCGGTCGCGGTGCTGGCCGAGCTGGCCACCGTCACCCGCCGGATCACCCTGGTCGCCGGGGTCCTGTCGGTCTGGAACCGGACCCCGGCCACGCTGGCCATGGCCGCCGCCACGCTGCACCAGCTGTCCGGCGGCCGGTTCGTGCTCGGCCTCGGCGCGAGCAGCCCGCAGCTGGTCGAGGGCTGGCACGACCTGCCCTACACGCATCCGGCCGCGCGGCTGCGCGAGGTCACGACGCGGGTCCGGGATCTGCTCCGGGGCGAGCGGGCCGTGACTTGCGGCGCCCGGCCGCTGCGGTTGGGCCAGCCGCCCGTGCCGGATCTGCCGATCTGGCTGGCGGCGACCGGCGAGCGGACCCTGCGCGCCACCGCCGAGCTGGCCGACGGCTGGTTCCCGCTGTATCTGCGCCGGGACCGGATCCGCGAGCTGCGCCCGGCGATCACCGCGAGCCGCCCGGTGACCGTCACGGCCGGGCCGTTCGCCGTCGTCGACCCCGATGTGGACGCCGCCCGCGCCGCCGCCGCGGCCTGCACCGCGCTGTATCTGGGCGCGATGGGCGACATCTATCCCCGCCTGGTCGCCGGGCAGGGTCTGGCCGCCGAGGTCGCCGCGGTCCGCGCCACCCGGGTCGTCCCGGCGCAGGCGCAGCCGCTGCTCGACGAGTTCACCTCCTACGGCACGGCCGAGACCGTGGCCGCGGACCTGGCCCGCTGGGACGAGATCTCCGACGTGACGGTGGTGGTGCTGCCGCCGGGCCTGCCGTGGCCGCGGATGGAGGCGACGATCCGGGCCGCGATGCCGGTCAGGCCGGCCAGCCCGGCAGGCCGGGGAGTTGACGCTCGGCGATCCGGGTGA
- a CDS encoding helix-turn-helix domain-containing protein: MTASLSPDMFDPACPTTAMPLQIGDKWTAMVVLCLEHGPRRFTELRVPLRRVTPKVLAETLRAMERDGLLNRTAYDENPPRVEYALTPLGRSLLTLVDAARAWCTDHFDDLLAARTASAAGA, encoded by the coding sequence ATGACGGCCAGCCTCAGCCCGGACATGTTCGACCCGGCCTGCCCGACGACCGCGATGCCGCTGCAGATCGGTGACAAGTGGACGGCCATGGTCGTGCTGTGCCTGGAGCACGGCCCGCGCCGCTTCACCGAGCTCCGTGTCCCGCTGCGCCGCGTCACCCCGAAGGTCCTCGCCGAAACCCTGCGCGCGATGGAACGCGACGGCCTGCTCAACCGTACCGCCTACGACGAGAACCCGCCCCGGGTGGAGTACGCGCTGACCCCGCTCGGCCGCAGCCTGCTCACCCTGGTCGACGCCGCCCGCGCCTGGTGCACCGACCACTTCGACGACCTGCTCGCCGCCCGCACGGCCTCCGCGGCCGGTGCCTGA
- a CDS encoding DUF2283 domain-containing protein, with the protein MTYDSEANAAYLEVDEIADGAAVENVVVERPGRGDIVLDFDADGRVLGLEVIGATELLRAPVLDAADRL; encoded by the coding sequence GTGACGTACGACAGCGAAGCGAACGCCGCCTACCTCGAGGTCGATGAGATCGCCGACGGCGCCGCCGTCGAGAACGTCGTCGTGGAGCGCCCCGGCCGGGGCGACATCGTTCTCGACTTCGATGCCGACGGACGCGTGCTGGGCCTGGAGGTCATCGGCGCCACGGAACTTCTCCGCGCACCGGTTCTGGACGCCGCCGACCGGCTGTGA
- a CDS encoding GNAT family N-acetyltransferase: MGVVALRPLADADLDALFTMMRDPEAVRMAAFTAKDPDDRAAFDAHMARIRTAPGVTLRAVTLDGRLVGSISSFPMEGDTEITYWIDRAVWGQGVAGRALAQLLDLVPTRPLHASVAGDNAASLRVLQRAGFHIVGSARGYANARGAEIEETLLRLDR; the protein is encoded by the coding sequence ATGGGTGTCGTGGCACTGCGGCCGCTCGCGGACGCCGACCTGGACGCGCTGTTCACGATGATGCGCGACCCGGAGGCGGTGCGGATGGCCGCCTTCACGGCGAAGGATCCGGACGACCGGGCCGCGTTCGACGCGCACATGGCGAGAATCCGCACCGCCCCGGGCGTCACCCTGCGCGCGGTCACCCTCGACGGCCGCCTGGTCGGCAGCATCTCCAGCTTCCCGATGGAGGGCGACACCGAGATCACCTACTGGATCGACCGTGCGGTCTGGGGGCAGGGCGTCGCCGGCCGTGCGCTCGCCCAGCTCCTCGACCTGGTCCCCACCCGCCCGCTGCACGCCAGCGTGGCCGGCGACAACGCCGCCTCCCTCCGGGTCCTGCAACGCGCCGGCTTCCACATCGTCGGCAGCGCGAGGGGCTACGCGAACGCGCGCGGCGCCGAGATCGAGGAGACCCTGCTGCGACTCGATCGGTAA
- a CDS encoding MarR family winged helix-turn-helix transcriptional regulator: protein MLGEEQGGPVERHVRFRQVPGEGLENVRHPGDRRRAADGVSLGQFELLRYLREHPRSRVADLAGWFAIGVGATSKGVDRLEARGWIRRLPNPADRRSSLPELTEAGAGALTAAERTFEAEAAQLLGLVLTRRLWPRRPLPSAYSARLLGSEIWVPRWADRELALVADLRRQAGALSNPRL from the coding sequence GTGCTGGGTGAGGAACAGGGCGGCCCGGTCGAGCGCCACGTCCGCTTCCGGCAGGTGCCCGGCGAAGGCCTGGAAAACGTGCGGCACCCCGGCGACCGGCGGCGCGCCGCCGACGGGGTCTCATTGGGGCAGTTCGAGTTGCTGCGCTACCTGCGCGAACACCCCCGGTCCCGGGTGGCCGACCTGGCCGGCTGGTTCGCCATCGGGGTCGGCGCGACCAGCAAGGGGGTCGACCGGTTGGAGGCGCGCGGCTGGATCCGGCGTCTGCCCAACCCGGCGGACCGTCGCTCGTCGTTGCCGGAGCTGACCGAGGCCGGCGCCGGGGCGCTCACCGCGGCGGAGCGGACCTTCGAGGCCGAGGCCGCGCAACTGCTCGGCCTGGTGCTCACCCGGCGGCTCTGGCCGCGGCGGCCGCTGCCGTCGGCGTACTCCGCAAGGCTCTTGGGGAGCGAAATCTGGGTGCCCCGGTGGGCTGACCGCGAGCTCGCGCTTGTCGCTGACCTGCGGCGTCAGGCCGGCGCGCTCAGCAACCCCCGGTTGTAG